TTGGGCCTTCATTAGGGCAATCATCGCTATTACATCTTACTTCATACTTGTCATAAAGAGCCTTTGCCATGCGCTCAATGGCTTCGGTGCGAGGTAATCCCTTATTGCATTTAATCCCTTCTAGCTGGTCGCAACCACAATCCAAAATACAATGTCCACTGTTTTTCATCAAAGGACAATTTCTTAAATGTGAGCCAATTTGTAAACAAATAATTCTTTCCTCTTTTGGTGTGTTTTCATTTTCCATTTTCGCCTCCACAAATCTCGTTCCGAATGCCTTGCGGATCAACCAATCTCTAAATTTTAGTTTCATATTCGCTCCCCCCAGGAGCAGCAAGGCTATTTGCTACTCCGTTTTTGGCTATTTTGCGCTGCAAACCGCTTTTCCCGTTCGGCCAGCCACAGGGTAAACTCGCGGCATGTATCGCATCCCTCGGCATTATTGCACTTCGCAAACTCGTTGCAAAACGGGGCGGATCCCGGCGCGGGTTCATCCACTCCGTCCCCTGCTTCCATTGTGGGCGCCACGGCTTGCTCCTTGCTTTTCGGCTGCTGCAACGGCACAAACATTTTGCAGGCCGTGTTTTCGGCCGCCACCACACAACTATGACCCGCGCCAAACCGGCACGGTGCCAAACTGTCTGTTCCCGCAAACAATGCACACGCATTGCATTTCCGTTTTTTCTTTGCCATAATTCCTCCGTATTGCCCCGTTCACGCGCCGACCGCACACACACCCTTGTCAGCGCAAAAATCACAAATAAAGCCGTTTTTAAGTTCTTTTCCGTCCGCTCTAAAAAACACCTCACCGCAATGGCTGCAGCGCCTAAAAGCGGGGTCTAATTTTTCCCGCGGGGGTTTTGCTCCCGCGCCTATTTTTTTACGCACCTCAAAGCCTCCTCAAATTCGTATTCCGTGTAAAACTCCATTAAAAAAGCCCTCCCGTTTCCGCAGCAGCCCCCGTGTTTTGGTGGCATTTCTCAAACTTAAATCCTCCGTGCAATGCACACTGGCGGCACTTATCCGAATAGGCGCTAAACGCCGCACAATGGGTGCGCCCCTCCTCGCACAACCGTTCTTCCGGCGAAAGTTTACGCGTCATCTCCCCTCCCACACCACCTGCATGCCGGCCATCTTGGCCACCTGCAGTTCCATTTCCACGCCGCGGGATTGCGTCGTATCGCCAAACACATACACCACATCGGCATCCAACATCATTCGCAAAGCCCTCTTAAAGTAAAACTCATAGGCCTTGTCCGTCCCGTGCGTGACGCTTATGTCCGCCGGATTCTTTACGCTGTACCCGGCCGCGCGGAACGCTTCTGCCCGCAGGTTGAATGCGGCGCGGTTGTAGTCGGGCAAGCCGGTCATCGGGCCGGATAAATACACCGTCTGAGTCAGGGCGATATTTTTGGTGTTTACTTTGAACATATTTCCTCCTAAAACATTCGGTTCGTCAGTTCCCCCCAGCTAAACCAGCGCCGGGTAGGGTTTTTGATAAGTGCTTTCTGAACGGTGTCCAACGTTATGCCAGGGGGCAATTTCGCGCCCCGGTTGGAAAAGTCCGGGTTAGATACCGGCCCCGTAAACAGGGCCACCAGTCGCCCACGCTTGCCGTTTTCTTTGCAGCCCAAGCACACCAGGCTGTTGCACACGTGGATCATCGGTTTGTTGTCGCCCATATCCACAAATACGGCAAAAGAAGCCCGCCCATATTCGCCGCACACCGGGCAAAGCATATTGCTGGGCGTCTTAAAGCTGCTCTGCAGGGCGCTGTCCGGGCCGTAAAAATTTGCCATTTTTCAGTTCCTCGCTTTCAACTTCCTGGCGAATGCTGTTTATCTGGCAGGCCAGGTAGTACAGGGAATACAAGCCTTTCGCCCGCCGCACATAGCGCGCCACACAGGCTTTGGCTTGTTCCAAATCCCGGCAGTTGGCCAGGATCGTTTCAAAATGCGGGATGTCCATACGCACCGCCGCATTCAAAATTTCGTTTTTGTTCGGTTTTTTTAGCCCCGGATGGTTGGTTCCCTGCAGATAATACAGGGCCAATTTTTCCAGGTCTGTTTTGGGATTTTGAAAATCAATTTGGGTACTCCAACTTTTGCATAAAAAATATTCTTTATTCTTTAAACTATACATGGATACGGGAACCTTATTATTGTCGCCGCTACATTTTTCGTAGCAAACTGCTACATTTTTTGTAGCGGAGCCCGCTACGCTTTCCGTAGCAGGTGCTACGCTTTTCGTAGCAGTTTTCCACAGTTTTTCCGCAGTTTCGCCCGGCTCTTTTTTGTCCGCCGCTTGGTATTTTTTCCAGTTCACTATTTTGATGATCAGGCAGGGTTTGCGTTGCGTTTTTATGGCTCCGGCCCGTTCTAGGCAGTCCAACACCTGCTTTATGCTGTTTTGATTGCTTACTGTCAGACAACCTGCCAAATCGCGGTAAGTGGTGCGTATTTCGCCGCTTTTGTAATCGGCCATCAGCAAAAAATCAATAAACGTGCACACCGCCGAAGGCTTCAGCCGGCGTACAGCGCTGTTCAAAAATCTTCTATGCAGTTTCACGTATCCCTTATTTTCCATATCCAAAATCCCGCACGTTTTTCAGTTGCGACAGTTCCAGTTTTAACCCGTCAAAATCGGCCCAAATTTTCTTTATTTCCGTATGCACGATGTTCGCGTCGTCCTTTATCCACCCCGCCCGTTTTAAAGCGTCAAAAACGGGTTTTTCCAGGTTGTCCAAGTCGGGCTTTGTTGTCTTGTAAATTTCGTACATACGGCAGGCGGGCCTGCGGTAGCAGTAGGTCAGTTTTGCCCCCACCGCTCCTTCCAGCGGGCGCGGGGGCCGCTTTTTTACGGCCTCCGCCACCACGCAGGCTTTAAACTCCGGCTCCGGCTGATAGGCCCTGCGCGCTTTAAAGTTAAAGCGATGTCTTT
The DNA window shown above is from Elusimicrobium sp. An273 and carries:
- a CDS encoding DUF4406 domain-containing protein, with amino-acid sequence MFKVNTKNIALTQTVYLSGPMTGLPDYNRAAFNLRAEAFRAAGYSVKNPADISVTHGTDKAYEFYFKRALRMMLDADVVYVFGDTTQSRGVEMELQVAKMAGMQVVWEGR
- a CDS encoding RusA family crossover junction endodeoxyribonuclease; the protein is MTFPINDGIYRLWVPFRPQAQQRHRFNFKARRAYQPEPEFKACVVAEAVKKRPPRPLEGAVGAKLTYCYRRPACRMYEIYKTTKPDLDNLEKPVFDALKRAGWIKDDANIVHTEIKKIWADFDGLKLELSQLKNVRDFGYGK